The segment TCCAACCTTTGCCTACGAACTAGGTGATGCGATCGCCGATGGCTATCTCGTCCCCTCCCAAGGCATTGAAGTTCCCTTTCGTTTTTTACGTCAGGGCATCCGCTTCGACCAACTCAGCCCAGAAGAACAGCAGGAGTACGAAGAACGATTCCGCGATGAAGAAACGGGAGAAGTCCCCGACGAGGTTAATGCAGCAGCGATAAATCGCTGGCTATTCAATAAGGATACGGTAGACCAAGCCCTACGGTTGCTGATGGAGAAAGGTATCAAAACCGAAGGTGGCGATCGCCTGGGTAAAACCATCATCTTTGCTCGCAACCACGACCATGCAGAGTTTATCGTCAAACGCTTTGATATCAACTACCCCCACTACAAGGGCAAATTTGCTCAGGTCATCGACAGTCACAATAACTATGCCCAAAGTCTCCTCGATGACTTCTCAGAAGTCCAGAAAGAGCCAACCATCGCTGTATCGGTGGATATGTTAGATACAGGGGTAGATGTTCCTGAAATCGTTAATCTAGTGTTCTTTAAGCCCGTCTACTCCAGAGTCAAGTTCAATCAGATGATTGGTCGAGGAACTCGTCTCTGTCCCGACCTATTTGGTGTCGGGCAGGATAAAGACAAGTTCTATATCTTTGACCTCTGTAGCAACTTCTCCTACTTCAACCAAGAGATCGAAGAGAAAGACCCCAGACCCGCCGACAGCCTATCAACTAGACTAGTCAAAGCCCGTTTGGAGCTGAGTAAGGTAATTGGCGTGAAAGTCCCCGATAATCCCCCCAGCCAAGAACTCAAGCAGTCCCTACTAGATAATCTGCACCAGCACGTCTCGACGATGGAGAAGCAAAACTTCATGGTCAGGAAGCATCTTGAGCAAGTTGAAGAATTTTCTGGGCGCGATCGCTGGAATAATCTTAGTGAATCCGATATCGACGCGATCGCCGAATCCTTAGCTCATTTACCCAATGGACTACCCAAAGAGGACGAACTAGCAAAACGCTTCGATTTACTCTGCCTCAAGCTCCAGTTAGCTGTACTCAAAGGCTCTAGTGATTTTGTTGGAATGCGGGATAAAGTCAGGGATTTACTAGACCGCCTGGAAGAAAAGCAAACCGTCCCTATGGTTAAAGAGCAACTTCCTTTGATTCGACAGGTACAGGATGAAACTTGGTGGTCTGATGTCACCCCAGCCAAGATAGAGTCAATCAGAATCAAACTGAGAGATTTGGTCAAATTCATCGACCGCACCGAGCAAACCATTGTCTATACCGACTTTAAGGACGAACTGGGAGAAGTAACTGAGGTTGACGTTCCCATACTTCAGACAGGCTTTAGTCCCTATCAGTATCGCAAGAAGGTAGAAGCTTATATTAGAGAGCATCAAGACCACATTGCCATTCACAAGCTCAAGCGTAACGAATCCCTCACAGAGAAGGATTTAGAGGAACTAGAGGCAATGCTGTTCTCTGCTGATGAAATTGAGAGTAGAGAGCGATTTGAGGAGGTCTACGGCAAAGATATGAGCCTCAAGCTGTTTATCCGCAAGATAGTTGGACTAGATCGCCATGCAGCAAAGGCTGCCTTTGCTCGGTATTTGGAGGATAGTAACTTCAGTGCTAACCAAATTCGCTTTGTGGAGAATATTATCGACCACCTAACGCAGAACGGCATTATGAACCCTGGACTGCTTTATGAACCTCCTTTTACTGATATTCACAACGAAGGACTAGACGGGGTGTTTAATGATGATGATGCGGATTCACTGGTATCGCTAGTCAGATCGTTTAATGAAACCGTTGGCGATCCTTTCAGAACGGTTGCTTAACCGCAAACTTTCTAACCGCAGACTAAACAATTCAGTACTCGTTACCGATTCTTGAAGCGTTTGTCTCATGCCAATTTCCAAAGCTCGCTTGCGCCAAATTCACTTTACCCTTGCTCCGATCCTCTTGTTCTCGGTACTGCTGTCATTGCTGACGGGATCGCTGTTTCAGGTTGCTGTTTTGACCAATAGAGCGAACGATTTTTTGTGGTTGTTGGAGTTGCACAAGGGAAAGTTTGGGCAAATTAATTTAGAAATGATTTATCCGTTTCAAAGATTCTATTCAGTTTGCAATCGCGGAATTTTAGCTAAAGTCTGCTTCCCAGAATTTGGCGGTGATTTTAGTTTACCCAGAGCGATTAAAGAGGGTTAAACAGAGAGAGAATCGCTGTTTGGGGTGGATTCACCCCCTTGTTTTCCTTGGAGAGTCTCAAAAGATTTCCAACTTTGTTCTTGGAAGATGAGCGCGACGAGATGAGCAATAGAGAGTAGGATAGCGGCAATTGCCAGGATATAACTGTGTAGCGCATACATATGTTGCAAGGTGATGCTGTTAATCCCTCCCCCACCGGACAGAATGTTTCGGAGGAGTGAACCCACTAGGGGAATTGAGGCAACGGTACTAAGCTCCACCTTAAAGCGCCAAAAACTCGTTTGTTCCCATGTCAGCAAGATTGCCGTCCAACTGAGTCCAATGGCGGTGAGGGTTAATAGAATGCCGCTAATCCAACCGGCGAACCAAGATAGCAAGAACTCGCGCCCTAAAAATAGGACGATGATTTGAATCAGGGCGACAATAATCAGGGCGTTACCTGCGATATTATGCAGGCTGAGAATGAGGGAACCGTTTGCCACTTCGCGAGCGATTGTTTCGAGGGATTGATAAGCGCCCATCGCGGTTGGCTGATAGTAGAATGCAAGCATGATGCCTGTTAGCGCTGCGATGCCACATAGGGTCAGTTCTGCGACGGCTAAGAGCGTGGCTGCACGTTGGAGAATGTAGCGATAGCTTGATTGAGTCATCGTTCCATCCATTTCAGATAAGGTTTTTTTGTTCAAATCCTTGCTCTCAAAGAGCAGATGTTTCAGCCAATTGAGGAGAATAAGGCTGGCGAGATAAGTGACGAAATAAAATAAACGCCAGCGAAAAATTAATGCCACCTGCCACGCGGGATAACGTTCTGCTAAAACATCTCGTGCGGCAATAATATCTCCGAGCCAATCTTGGTATTCTTGCCATTCTTGGGGAAAATGGCTGGCGAGTTGACCAATTTTGCCAGCGAATCGAACGTCTTTATTCATTTCATACCCCTTCAAGTTCCGGAGTCCAGCGCGCGACACGCTCGAGTAATTGCTGCTTGGCTTCGAGGGCTTGCACGCCAATTCCTGTAATTTGGTAGTATTTCCGTCTGGCTCCGCTATGCTCCTCTGGCGGTTCGTTACCCCATTCAGATTTCACAAATCCTTTTTTCTCCAGTTTCTTCAAGTTGGGGTAAAGCGAGTTAAACCCGATTTGCTTGCCGCCACTTTTCTCGATTGCTTCTAGTATTTCTAAGCCATAGCGCTTGCGAAAACGAAGCGCTGAGAGGATCGTTTCTTGGTTGGGGGTCAGACTTAAATCGCGATCGCGCATAAACGACTGTTACTTTTAAAAATGTTGTCTATTCAAAAATAACACTATATCCAATAAATGTATATAGCGATAATTCTCAGAACGCTCTCGCCTTTGGGTGGGGAAAGATGTCAAAATAAGCTGAATTTGCGCGAGTCACAAACAAGTTCCTCGGAACGCTGTTTAAAAATTTGGAGCATAAGCCTGAAATGAAAGTCTTGGTCATTGGGAATGGGGGACGCGAACACGCGATCGCGTGGAAGTTGTTACAATCGCCGAAAGTCAAAAAAGTCCTTTGCATCCCTGGAAACGGGGGAACCACTTCAATGGAAGGATGCCAGACCCTTCCGATGCGAACCGATGACTTTGAGGGAATTGCCCGTTTTGTTTTGGTGCAAGGCATCAGTTTAGTGGTGATTGGGCCCGAACTGCCCTTGTCGATGGGAATTGCGGATTATCTCCAACAGCAAAATATTAAGGTTTTTGGGCCCAACCAAGCAGGAGCGCAAATTGAATCGAGTAAAGCTTGGGCAAAAGAATTGATGGTGGAAGCGGGGGTTCCCACTGCTGGTGCGGAAGTTTTTTCTGATGCGGAAGCAGCGAAAGCTTATGTCAGCCAACAGGGTGCGCCGATTGTCGTCAAAGCAGACGGACTCGCCGCAGGAAAAGGCGTGGTGGTTGCCGCTACAGTAGAAGAAGCCCATTGCGCGATCGCGGATCTTTCCAATCAAGGCTTTCGCCTCTTCGTCATTGAAGAATATTTAACGGGTCAAGAAGTCTCTGTACTCGCGTTGAGCGACGGTTTAACCGTTCGTCCCCTAATTCCGGCACAGGATCACAAACAAATCGGAGAAGGGGATACAGGAGCCAATACCGGGGGAATGGGAGCCTATGCGCCGACCCCCATCGTTGACGCAGACTGCTTGGAACGAATCGAGCGAGAGGTTTTACAACCCACCCTGGCAACGCTGCAAAAGCGCGGCATCGACTACCGAGGCATTCTCTACGCCGGATTGAAGATCGCGCCTGACGGTCAACCGAAAGTATTGGAATTTAACTGTCGTTTTGGCGATCCTGAAACCCAAGCAGTTCTCCCCCTGTTGGAAACGCCCTTAGAGCAACTCTTTCTGGCTTGTATCGAACAGCGATTGGAAGAATTGCCGCCAATTTCTTGGAAATCAGGGAGTGCGGTTTGTGTTGTAGCAGCATCCCAGGGCTATCCGGGTTCCTACAAAAGAGGCTACCCCATCTCCGGGGTGCAACAAGCCACAGAATCCGGCGCGATCGTTTTTCATGCAGGAACGAAGATACAACAAAACCAACTGGTTACCGACGGGGGGCGGGTTTTAGGGGTCACGGCGATGGGAGAAACCTTTGAGGACGCGATCGCGCAAGCTTACCAAAGCATCGACTGCATCGAATTTGAAGGCATTTACTATCGCAAAGATATCGGTCATCGCATCAAATAGCTTTAAAGTTAAAAATAAGCCCAAAGATAACAATCGTAAAATGGCAGAAACTCCAAAACTCTTACTCGTTGATGACGAACCGGGACTGCGCGAAGCCGTACAAGCCTATCTGGAAAACGATGGAGAATTTTCAGTGCAGGCTGCGGGAAGTGCAAA is part of the Lusitaniella coriacea LEGE 07157 genome and harbors:
- a CDS encoding DEAD/DEAH box helicase family protein, with protein sequence MASNFDFLGEYFPELYNHAIHTESMAYSAPRASCFYARFALEQAVIWLYEHDAYLRPPYDNNLGALIHEQTFKDNLKPGLFSKVRAIHKRGNQAAHSSTQISTSDSLRIVEELFHFLYWLARFYSPKGKQLPSISFDRSLIPSPDKNQDKSQVELQQLETKLSQTEQMRSVAEKRQQQTKSELESLKQEIATLKKQNEAVADTHDYKEADTRKYLIDILLKEVGWNIDGKDWTEYKVSGMPNNKGVGFVDYVLWGDDGKPLALIEAKRTSYSPTKGKQQAKLYADCLEQEFDRRPVIFYSNGYDHWIWDDCTYPPREIEGFLKKDELERIIFRRTNRKSLDLVSPDPKIAGRTYQTEALKRIGETFDPKNGRKALLVMATGTGKTRTAIALVDILMRANWVKRVLFLADRNSLVRQAFRNFKTHLPTVTPVNLIEDKKRSAKDKNISSANVVLSTYPTMFNQIGKSNGDGKVLFSPGYFDLVIVDEAHRGIYKKYQALFEYFDSLLVGLTATPRSEVHRDTYRIFDLEAGVPTFAYELGDAIADGYLVPSQGIEVPFRFLRQGIRFDQLSPEEQQEYEERFRDEETGEVPDEVNAAAINRWLFNKDTVDQALRLLMEKGIKTEGGDRLGKTIIFARNHDHAEFIVKRFDINYPHYKGKFAQVIDSHNNYAQSLLDDFSEVQKEPTIAVSVDMLDTGVDVPEIVNLVFFKPVYSRVKFNQMIGRGTRLCPDLFGVGQDKDKFYIFDLCSNFSYFNQEIEEKDPRPADSLSTRLVKARLELSKVIGVKVPDNPPSQELKQSLLDNLHQHVSTMEKQNFMVRKHLEQVEEFSGRDRWNNLSESDIDAIAESLAHLPNGLPKEDELAKRFDLLCLKLQLAVLKGSSDFVGMRDKVRDLLDRLEEKQTVPMVKEQLPLIRQVQDETWWSDVTPAKIESIRIKLRDLVKFIDRTEQTIVYTDFKDELGEVTEVDVPILQTGFSPYQYRKKVEAYIREHQDHIAIHKLKRNESLTEKDLEELEAMLFSADEIESRERFEEVYGKDMSLKLFIRKIVGLDRHAAKAAFARYLEDSNFSANQIRFVENIIDHLTQNGIMNPGLLYEPPFTDIHNEGLDGVFNDDDADSLVSLVRSFNETVGDPFRTVA
- a CDS encoding PepSY domain-containing protein codes for the protein MPISKARLRQIHFTLAPILLFSVLLSLLTGSLFQVAVLTNRANDFLWLLELHKGKFGQINLEMIYPFQRFYSVCNRGILAKVCFPEFGGDFSLPRAIKEG
- a CDS encoding cytochrome b N-terminal domain-containing protein, whose amino-acid sequence is MNKDVRFAGKIGQLASHFPQEWQEYQDWLGDIIAARDVLAERYPAWQVALIFRWRLFYFVTYLASLILLNWLKHLLFESKDLNKKTLSEMDGTMTQSSYRYILQRAATLLAVAELTLCGIAALTGIMLAFYYQPTAMGAYQSLETIAREVANGSLILSLHNIAGNALIIVALIQIIVLFLGREFLLSWFAGWISGILLTLTAIGLSWTAILLTWEQTSFWRFKVELSTVASIPLVGSLLRNILSGGGGINSITLQHMYALHSYILAIAAILLSIAHLVALIFQEQSWKSFETLQGKQGGESTPNSDSLSV
- a CDS encoding PadR family transcriptional regulator, whose protein sequence is MRDRDLSLTPNQETILSALRFRKRYGLEILEAIEKSGGKQIGFNSLYPNLKKLEKKGFVKSEWGNEPPEEHSGARRKYYQITGIGVQALEAKQQLLERVARWTPELEGV
- the purD gene encoding phosphoribosylamine--glycine ligase, with the protein product MKVLVIGNGGREHAIAWKLLQSPKVKKVLCIPGNGGTTSMEGCQTLPMRTDDFEGIARFVLVQGISLVVIGPELPLSMGIADYLQQQNIKVFGPNQAGAQIESSKAWAKELMVEAGVPTAGAEVFSDAEAAKAYVSQQGAPIVVKADGLAAGKGVVVAATVEEAHCAIADLSNQGFRLFVIEEYLTGQEVSVLALSDGLTVRPLIPAQDHKQIGEGDTGANTGGMGAYAPTPIVDADCLERIEREVLQPTLATLQKRGIDYRGILYAGLKIAPDGQPKVLEFNCRFGDPETQAVLPLLETPLEQLFLACIEQRLEELPPISWKSGSAVCVVAASQGYPGSYKRGYPISGVQQATESGAIVFHAGTKIQQNQLVTDGGRVLGVTAMGETFEDAIAQAYQSIDCIEFEGIYYRKDIGHRIK